In the genome of Bradysia coprophila strain Holo2 unplaced genomic scaffold, BU_Bcop_v1 contig_232, whole genome shotgun sequence, one region contains:
- the LOC119076117 gene encoding uncharacterized protein LOC119076117: MAGPKPALYASAVTAVGFVCLALSATAVGLPIWGYFEYIAGGWDSERGYFGPFRTCKKLNYGREVCGDFNFRPHVGVYISGVLAAIGCAFLGLFSILSVIQLSMISSRDKVVMSYKPLVIIKLVLAIVSAILATVAAILFGWEIDNVDVVNRNYVLSRGVSFYLQIIVIVITIILAVMSVYDILLAKQPGGDPTMPIPIRAGPATTYNNPGFRDGRPTNGASVSVTDASGRPYGGFVNGSMASMNTTLTSVSNGSTVDGSVTRSPLRSSLKKPKPKDGLGIQNPGYSGSSQSPTMNRNGSMKKVRIQTHSTEV; encoded by the exons ATGGCCGGTCCGAAGCCAGCACTGTATGCATCTGCTGTTACGGCTGTAGGATTCGTCTGTCTAGCACTGTCTGCCACAGCCGTTGGCCTACCAATATGGGGATATTTTGAATATATAGCTGGTGGATGGGATTCGGAGCGAGGATATTTCGGGCCGTTCAGAACGTGTAAAAAGCTTAACTATGGCCGAGAAGTGTGTGGAGACTTTAATTTTAGACCGCACG TCGGAGTGTACATCAGTGGTGTGTTAGCAGCGATTGGTTGTGCATTTTTAGGACTATTCTCCATACTATCCGTAATACAACTGTCGATGATTTCGTCGAGAGATAAAGTTGTAATGTCATACAAACCACTTGTGATAATTAAGTTAGTCTTAGCCATAGTATCAG CTATTCTGGCAACAGTTGCAGCGATTTTGTTTGGATGGGAGATCGATAATGTCGACGTTGTTAACAGGAACTATGTGCTATCGAGAGGagtttcgttttatttacaG ATTATTGTCATTGTTATCACAATAATACTGGCTGTAATGTCTGTCTACGACATACTACTAGCTAAACAGCCAGGCGGTGATCCAACGATGCCCATTCCCATTCGTGCTGGACCAGCAACTACTTACAATAATCCAGGATTCAGAGACGGACGACCGACTAATG GTGCTTCGGTGTCTGTGACGGATGCATCGGGACGGCCATACGGTGGATTCGTAAACGGTAGCATGGCGTCAATGAATACGACGCTAACGAGTGTATCGAATGGATCGACGGTGGATGGTTCGGTGACACGGTCACCACTACGGTCGAGTCTGAAAAAACCGAAACCAAAAGACGGCCTGGGCATACAAAATCCGGGCTATTCGGGATCATCACAATCGCCTACAATGAACCGGAATGGAAGCATGAAGAAAGTGCGCATACAGACTCACAGTACGGAAGTGTGA